A window from Dunckerocampus dactyliophorus isolate RoL2022-P2 chromosome 15, RoL_Ddac_1.1, whole genome shotgun sequence encodes these proteins:
- the LOC129194716 gene encoding uncharacterized protein LOC129194716 isoform X2 — protein MSHPLYNPYENQRRQAEMDSRRVSSLLGVGSSLGSSAGPSQASDSKTLSSMVPTYQSMQRVPFNEALHRSGATHVSRTTEEVRLQAMHQPSDQDIRRQEFISGGGGLSSYHSLSRGSDSKCSVGPLNRLSGYSQPSADKSSVYYPSSTPAGCTVLNVSSECQRDFCSIPGLDGFDRPDVKQSAASSERSQPKYTSESAANILLHFGLEKEDLEHLIAYSEDQITPANLPFILRQIRIQKAKKASDADRSKPFPEPAATSGTGGLATWSSSGVSGMDQGDTASPLLQSSKVIDYGHTRKYTGSVGEDAASRAESAESDTLLMIDNLDRGARTQELAQHAARSASQDQASSGSSFSSMLTSASPKSNIAVKGERIQAMQTQQSIFNSFSQPVKDTDMRDVPSQTPKAHPFKQVETHPEPTLKSQTPSSLFRGVHPNRPGLVVLCSNTASEKPKGQGSAGAKQAKNLETVEQPRRQQQQQQLQQKQQQQKKQKSQPQKTDNQKPPALQKQQVPKSEAQQTPIKLPTQLGQTMWPPTFTTAQSLDHLPPAFNIPSMLKVDRQPLFLVDHSAGGIHLPRAHPAQVVVSKGLPTAAMMQDYAAATPRVFPHSCSLCNKECALIKDWIAHQNTTLHLESCKVLRKQYPDWDGELRTVCGNEGQKSTSTSQSQHKKSQRRSRSSSRSHSPRRRRRSSNTRRDRRKSRSRSPYTPRYSRRSRSYSTSSSSNHGRSRSRSYERRRSPRRSQEGHSSSRRSRERRSLSQSRRNKRSSPKRSQAGHSSRRSREKRSSSQSRRNKRSSPNRSRERRSSPRKSLEDSATSSRSHQKSTSAERLAKKLLQSSAVQSLSKQSDVEAVVKTLAPALLAELAKMKSPPSQEGTSSSQSCTAPKISSASSSATATKKKAAKVMPGQEKDSSAKIKSGKSSAPTIVTLEGIVNSLSYGDMVAAAKQYGKTKSVVMFRSRLQAVVCYEKKEDAEKLRNVREFKLKGFPITVVEEKETVTKKNSQTKPDALSSVSTTQTSKSTSAPSSKSAIPAAKLLVSKAKNISSKHVIKSEKGAVKKGPVIAQLKKTSSVKTAQGSKVISKAPKGETLTDIVISGGTIEEEEPSKCSTAEEQHNLEGSSELNDTSSNISTTQTSKSTSTPSVTSAVPAAKAHVLVSKAKNVSRKQVIQTEKGAAKKGPAKAQLKTTSVVTSAQVSEVISEAPITLVTNKVNPSGHAIKQEEELFKCSPAKEQQNLGVSSELKFKEEETTQGEAANVGPASVTEPRRDHTTRAEKTPPEVAIFKSASLTVPPGNHTTRAKTTPPEATDVGPASVTEPSRDHTTKAEPTPPETADVGPASLTVPPGDHTIWAKAAPPEATGVGPGLVAVPPAAHTIRTETTSPEVVNVGPASMTETLRAHTTRAETAPPAADNVGPANVTEPQTEEVSDPPLPEPDLLEPMEVDTCTAAEKQLDKSTGKRQSTRHQAEPAGPLASTKLDSLIEQPDEADLDTKLTRAGDNTQEQKQQAMAAKMPLEAAAKTPPEAVTVQDTTSSHCSDAAARHTIGEMVEQHLHQNRIMCLKNKTCFTPRFLSLNKKQLLITHLPKYHDGCYREEDVAQLLKPFRFKYLDENIYVIPQKCMAFAQLADAEDVLAALKASKNKDFALKGFKEKLHLHVLGENVPMAPVGFYRSLMRLMNSPVVDHGTRTIFIKNISQSETASLREILRKIDFVKNFLPLLNKICIEMADSTGVMLVLEKSKHFSPNPGKKRVTWLAVEGFESVSILKRCLTDRSVITLNPEKDRKDISTQAAVRSTVLAAPSVALEKTTEAPHQRQTAAKHNGGKTVARDDKEKHTATSSAALLLPKRNEAKKPSKSSRKRKKNQRKGKDKEDFTEDNIPPYALIFDEQPFNMDDFVTVDEVGEEGTNESSAGHRSLSKKLSSKPASKQTNTSTSKDSKSSAYSSSASSRSTRSSEKHSPSSRSVCEKSKGSFETKAKDSEAESQMCLQPSSSSACEEERMTTSATKESFQVLDSVGYEEKPLSEDSSHMEQHHINQLENDKKQLPEKDETTPQVHTPKDKDEATKDQVQVIAPDDKSPLRDKVDKQKTNVEDDKEVTAEPCQTKEDNHDTHVVETSAGLLCKENTMASEEEEAYHVIDSVEEQPTSTENECKRKEKSDQEVSSPSRASKREEQESPKKHTTTGPPEAEQKHQVVDSVQVKHSSSTSTPGRRRSTRGKTQGTSVKDEEPTFHILDSVDAETVQEEPTITTRSSRGKRGRPSKKDAHSEKRVEEEITPTRKRTRTSQGTTREETPTKKTESVLKDEVKSLPSLRKGRRGRPKKAVQTAKSEDACLEKREQDTDGEEEATFQVLDSVEDEMLHDHKSPKEEDMTDSKHKEGTNEIIDFLSEGPAKEEHLEFGDEKEGKDEPVETSQCAKRTRRECHARHLLCSVSSEDKSLVEQKKVRQVEEVEPEQTSPSNWRGRAKKRSRLTSGEQHHDACLEMKEQYAGDEEVTFEVLDSVEDETLRDHNSPKKDMTDSKQEEESNAIIDSLNKGLAKEEPVDNDDKEGQDDTVEASQCAMRTRQGRQTRKHFSSSSEDTTLVEKKKVGQVEEVEPEEASPSYCRGRAKKRSRLTSSERHHDACLVKKEQDAGDEKEATFQVLDSVEDETVHDNSPKEEDMTDCQHKEEDTNEMTDLFHECPAKEEPLNDTKKEGKDEAVKTSQYAKRTRQGRRKRRLLSSSFSEGSTSLVTRDKVVQVEEAEPEKASLPNWRGRTKKRIRLTSGEHHHDPCLETKEEDPGDEEEATFQVLDSVEDETLHDQNSPEEDMTDSQHEEEGTYRVVDCLDEGVCVGVKEEEPGEEISPVGTREKVKLEADVKEEDELATGGKDVKTETPTTSEKKQTPPNKDDSSVWKLDQVSDEEEDFSDDMAEEELRRQAKEDKLSSVRAEEKTMGAEERKPNGGSEDEEELLTLDDISDGELQALVTLDEIVVEEEEKVEQKAPTHCPSDQSEDCFNLQTLLTLDAAGGDDDEKEDDNTEDNAAMVTLDQVGQVEEVELQEVALPNWKRQSPSPAGKASGGMEVVVKDAPPPCLPSDHQEDADPVEGSAPSAGQTGVVSKRQAELIEAGAKRARSQSPYVSAKFELPAFKPNNPLGTEFVVPKHGYFCELCSIFYMKESTAKDIHCSSKRHYSNLKKYYQCKKLRVSTQGSISD, from the exons ATGTCTCACCCACTGTATAACCCGTATGAGAACCAAAGAAGACAGGCAGAGATGGACTCCCGTAGGGTCTCTTCTCTGCTCGGTGTTGGATCCAGCCTAGGCTCTTCCGCAGGTCCATCGCAGGCTTCTGACAGCAAGACGCTTTCCTCAATGGTGCCCACATACCAATCCATGCAAAGAGTCCCGTTCAATGAAGCCCTGCACAGGTCCGGCGCCACTCATGTTAGCAGAACCACAGAAGAGGTGAGACTTCAGGCCATGCACCAGCCGTCAGATCAAGACATTCGCCGGCAAGAGTTTATCTCTGGGGGTGGGGGATTGAGCTCTTACCACAGCCTCAGCAGAGGTTCTGACAGCAAATGCAGTGTTGGACCCTTGAACCGGTTGTCTGGCTACAGCCAACCTTCTGCTGACAAATCGTCTGTTTATTATCCGTCGTCAACTCCAGCAGGCTGCACTGTGCTCAATGTATCGAGTGAGTGTCAGCGGGACTTTTGCTCCATTCCAGGCTTAGACGGTTTTGACAGGCCAGACGTAAAACAATCTGCGGCCTCTTCTGAGCGCAGTCAACCTAAGTATACCTCTGAGTCAGCGGCCAACATCCTTTTGCACTTTGGACTTGAAAAGGAGGACTTAGAACATCTTATCGCCTACTCCGAAGACCAGATTACGCCTGCCAACTTGCCGTTCATCTTGCGCCAAATCCGCATTCAGAAGGCCAAGAAGGCCTCAGATGCAGATCGGTCAAAACCATTTCCTGAACCTGCGGCAACCAGTGGCACTGGCGGTTTGGCCACTTGGAGCAGTTCTGGAGTGTCTGGGATGGACCAGGGGGACACCGCATCTCCTCTTCTCCAGTCTAGTAAAGTCATTGACTATGGTCATACACGCAAATACACTGGCAGTGTGGGGGAGGATGCTGCGAGCAGAGCTGAAAGTGCTGAGAGCGACACTTTGTTGATGATTGACAATTTGGATAGAGGCGCACGCACTCAAGAGCTGGCACAGCATGCGGCAAGAAGCGCTTCCCAGGACCAGGCAAGTTCTGGCTCTTCTTTCAGCTCCATGCTGACCTCGGCTTCTCCAAAAAGTAACATTGCAGTCAAAGGAGAGCGGATCCAAGCAATGCAGACTCAACAATCAATATTCAACTCTTTCTCCCAGCCAGTGAAAGACACAGACATGCGAGATGTTCCATCTCAAACCCCGAAAGCCCATCCTTTTAAACAGGTGGAAACTCATCCGGAGCCCACCTTAAAATCACAAACCCCCTCCAGTCTGTTTCGTGGTGTCCATCCGAACAGACCTGGCCTTGTGGTCCTCTGTTCAAATACCGCCAGTGAGAAGCCTAAGGGTCAAGGTTCAGCTGGTGCAAAGCAGGCCAAAAACCTTGAGACCGTGGAGCAGCCgaggcggcagcagcagcagcaacaactacaacagaagcagcagcagcagaagaagcaGAAATCGCAGCCACAAAAAACGGACAATCAGAAGCCACCAGCGCTTCAGAAGCAGCAGGTGCCCAAGAGTGAGGCCCAGCAGACACCCATAAAGCTACCCACCCAGTTGGGACAGACGATGTGGCCACCCACTTTCACCACAGCGCAGTCACTTGATCACCTGCCACCTGCGTTCAACATTCCCAGCATGTTGAAGGTGGACAGACAGCCCTTGTTCCTTGTGGATCATAGCGCTGGCGGCATACATCTTCCACGGGCTCACCCAGCGCAGGTGGTGGTCTCCAAGGGTTTGCCGACGGCAGCCATGATGCAGGATTATGCTGCGGCCACGCCCAGAGTCTTTCCACACTCGTGTTCTTTGTGTAACAAAGAGTGTGCGCTCATTAAG GACTGGATCGCTCACCAGAACACAACCCTTCACCTTGAGAGCTGTAAAGTCCTACGAAAGca GTATCCAGATTGGGATGGAGAGTTGCGTACTGTCTGTGGTAATGAAGGACAGAAGTCCACATCCACCTCACAGTCTCAGCATAAGAAAAGCCAGCGTAGGAGTCGCTCGTCTTCCCGCTCTCATAGTCCTCGGCGGCGGCGGCGCAGTTCAAATACCCGGCGAGACCGGAGGAAGAGTCGCTCACGTTCGCCTTACACCCCCAGATACAGTCGCAG GTCGCGTTCTTACTCCACAAGCTCGTCGTCCAACCACGGTCGCTCGCGCTCAAGAAGCTATGAGAGGCGTCGCTCTCCACGCAGAAGCCAGGAGGGGCACTCGTCGTCAAGGAGGAGCCGCGAGAGGCGGTCCTTGTCGCAGAGCCGCCGCAATAAACGCTCTTCACCCAAGAGAAGCCAGGCTGGACACTCGTCGAGGAGGAGCCGCGAGAAGCGGTCCTCGTCGCAGAGTCGCCGCAATAAACGCTCGTCACCCAATAGAAGCCGTGAGAGACGTTCTTCCCCCAGGAAGAGCCTCGAAGACAGCGCCACCTCATCCAGGAGCCACCAGAAGTCAACCAGTGCAGAACGACTTGCTAAGAAACTTCTGCAATCATCAG CTGTCCAGTCTCTGTCGAAGCAGTCCGATGTGGAGGCTGTGGTTAAAACACTGGCCCCTGCCTTGTTGGCCGAGTTGGCCAAGATGAAGTCACCTCCTTCACAAGAAGGCACCTCCTCTTCGCAGTCCTGCACAGCACCGAAGATATCTTCTGCCTCCTCCTCAGCAACAGCCACCAAAAAGAAGGCTGCTAAAGTGATGCCGGGCCAGGAAAAAGATTCATCTGCAAAGATTAAG TCTGGTAAAAGCTCTGCTCCAACCATTGTGACGCTAGAAGGAATTGTTAATTCTCTTTCCTATGGCGACATGGTCGCTGCCGCCAAGCAGTACGGAAAAACCAAATCAGTTGTTATGTTTCGCTCCAGACTGCAG GCAGTGGTGTGTTATGAGAAAAAGGAAGATGCAGAGAAACTGAGGAACGTGAGAgaattcaaactaaaaggaTTTCCAATCACTGTAGTGGAAGAAAAG GAGACGGTCACCAAGAAGAATTCTCAGAC AAAGCCTGATGCCTTGTCCAGTGTCTCTACCACTCAAACATCTAAATCAACAAGCGCCCCTTCTTCAAAAAGTGCTATACCTGCTGCAAAATTGTTGGTTTCCAAAGCAAAGAACATCTCAAGCAAGCATGTCATCAAGAGCGAGAAAGGAGCTGTGAAGAAAGGTCCAGTAATagcacagttaaaaaaaacttcTAGTGTTAAGACAGCTCAagggtcaaaggtcatcagtaaaGCACCCAAAGGTGAAACTCTAACAGACATAGTTATATCAGGAGGCACCATCGAAGAGGAGGAACCGTCCAAATGTAGCACTGCAGAAGAGCAACACAATCTGGAGGGCTCATCTGAGCTGAATGACACCTCGTCCAACATCTCTACTACTCAAACATCTAAATCCACTAGCACCCCTTCTGTAACAAGTGCTGTACCTGCTGCAAAAGCCCACGTGTTAGTTTCCAAAGCAAAGAACGTCTCAAGGAAACAGGTCATCCAGACGGAGAAAGGAGCTGCAAAAAAAGGTCCAGCAAAAGCACAGTTAAAAACCACCTCCGTTGTTACATCAGCTCAAGTGTCAGAGGTCATCAGTGAAGCACCCATAACTCTGGTAACAAACAAAGTGAATCCATCAGGACATGCCATTAAACAAGAGGAGGAGCTGTTCAAATGTAGCCCTGCCAAAGAGCAACAGAATCTGGGGGTGTCATCTGAGCTGAAAttcaaagaagaagagaccacACAAGGAGAAGCGGCCAATGTTGGACCAGCAAGTGTGACAGAACCTCGAAGAGACCACACCACAAGGGCCGAAAAAACACCACCAGAAGTGGCCATTTTTAAATCAGCAAGTCTGACAGTACCTCCAGGAAACCACACCACCAGGGCCAAGACCACACCACCAGAAGCAACCGATGTTGGACCAGCAAGCGTGACAGAACCTTCAAGAGACCACACCACCAAGGCTGAACCAACACCACCAGAAACGGCTGATGTTGGACCAGCAAGCCTGACAGTACCTCCAGGAGACCACACCATCTGGGCCAAGGCAGCACCACCAGAAGCGACCGGTGTTGGACCAGGACTGGTGGCAGtacctccagcagcccacacCATCAGGACCGAGACAACATCACCGGAAGTGGTCAATGTTGGACCAGCTAGTATGACAGAAACTCTAAGAGCCCACACCACCAGGGCCGAGACCGCACCACCAGCAGCCGACAATGTTGGACCAGCAAATGTGACAGAACCTCAAACAGAAGAGGTGAGCGACCCACCACTTCCAGAACCTGACCTTCTAGAGCCAATGGAAGTGGACACTTGCACAGCGGCTGAGAAGCAACTTGACAAGAGCACGGGGAAACGGCAAAGTACTAGGCACCAAGCGGAACCTGCAGGACCACTGGCGTCTACCAAACTTGATTCACTAATTGAGCAACCAGATGAAGCTGATCTGGACACCAAGCTAACACGGGCAGGAGACAACACACAAGAACAGAAGCAGCAAG CAATGGCAGCCAAGATGCCACTAGAGGCAGCAGCCAAGACGCCACCGGAGGCAGTAACGGTGCAGGATACGACATCGTCCCACTGCTCTGATGCAGCAGCGAGACACACCATCGGAGAGATGGTGGAACAACATCTGCATCAAAACAGAATCA TGTGTCTCAAGAACAAAACCTGCTTCACACCAAGA TTTTTGTCACTTAACAAGAAGCAGCTGTTGATCACACACCTGCCCAAATATCATGACGGTTGCTACAGGGAGGAAGACGTCGCTCAGTTGTTGAAACCATTTCGATTTAAGTACTTGGACGAGAACATCTATGTTATTCCTCAAAAATGCATG GCGTTTGCTCAACTGGCGGATGCTGAGGATGTTCTGGCTGCTCTTAAAGCTAGCAAAAACAAAGATTTTGCTCTCAAAGGCTTTAAGGAGAAACTCCATCTGCATGTGCTGGGTGAAAACGTCCCCATGGCACCG GTTGGCTTTTACAGATCGCTGATGAGGTTGATGAATTCT CCTGTGGTCGACCACGGTACGAGAACCATTTTCATCAAGAACATCTCTCAAAGTGAGACTGCCAGCCTCCGGGAAATTTTGAGAAAGATTGACTTTGTCAAAAACTTCCTGCCTCTCCTTAACAAG ATATGCATTGAGATGGCTGACTCCACAGGCGTTATGCTTGTGCTAGAGAAATCCAAACATTTCTCACCAAATCCTGGCAAAAAGCGTGTAACTTG GCTTGCAGTTGAAGGCTTTGAGAG TGTGAGTATCTTGAAAAGATGTCTGACGGATCGCAGTGTGATTACATTGAACCCCGAGAAGGACAGGAAGGATATCAGCACTCAGGCTGCTGTGCGCTCCACGGTTCTCGCCGCTCCATCAGTTGCCCTTGAAAAAACCACAGAGGCACCACACCAGCGACAAACCGCAGCCAAACATAATGGTGGGAAAACAGTGGCTCGTGACGATAAAGAGAAACACACTGCAACTTCATCTGCTGCTCTCTTGCTCCCTAAAAGAAATGAAGCAAAG AAGCCAAGTAAGAGCTCACGCAAGAGAAAAAAGAATCAACGGAAAGGAAAAGACAAG GAGGACTTCACAGAAGACAATATTCCTCCATATGCACTTATTTTTGATGAGCAACCTTTCAACATGGATGACTTTGTCACTGTGGATGAAGTTGGGGAGGAGGGAACTAACGAGTCCTCTGCTGGGCACCGCTCCCTATCCAAGAAGTTATCCTCCAAACCTGCATCCAAACAAACCAACACCAGCACCTCAAAAGATTCAAAGAGCTCTGCATATTCCTCATCAGCCTCCTCCAGGTCCACCAGAAGCTCAGAAAAACACAGCCCGTCTTCTCGCTCAGTGTGCGAAAAGTCCAAGGGTTCCTTTGAAACTAAAGCCAAAGACTCAGAGGCTGAATCCCAGATGTGTTTGCAGCCGTCGTCATCCTCTGCTTGTGAAGAAGAGAGGATGACAACTTCAGCGACAAAGGAAAGCTTTCAAGTGTTGGACAGCGTGGGCTATGAGGAGAAGCCTCTCTCAGAGGACAGCAGCCACATGGAGCAGCATCACATCAACCAgcttgaaaatgacaaaaaacaactcCCTGAGAAAGATGAGACTACTCCACAAGTTCATACACCCAAAGATAAAGACGAAGCTACCAAAGATCAGGTCCAAGTGATTGCTCCAGACGACAAGTCTCCTCTGAGGGACAAAGTAGACAAGCAGAAGACAAATGTGGAGGACGACAAGGAGGTGACAGCAGAACCTTGTCAAACAAAGGAGGACAACCATGACACACATGTTGTAGAAACTTCAGCTGGCCTGCTATGTAAAGAAAACACTATGGCctcagaagaagaagaggcatACCACGTGATCGATTCTGTGGAAGAGCAGCCAACTTCCACTGAGAATGAGTGCAAGCGCAAGGAAAAAAGTGACCAGGAAGTGTCTTCTCCAAGCAGAGCATCCAAGAGAGAAGAGCAAGAGTCTCCAAAGAAGCACACCACCACTGGACCTCCTGAGGCTGAGCAGAAGCACCAGGTGGTTGATTCTGTCCAAGTTAAACATTCCAGCAGCACGTCGACACCAGGTAGGAGGAGGAGCACACGAGGAAAGACTCAGGGTACATCTGTGAAGGACGAGGAACCCACTTTCCACATTTTGGACTCTGTGGATGCTGAGACGGTCCAAGAAGAACCCACCATCACAACCAGATCTAGCAGAGGAAAAAGAGGAAGGCCATCTAAGAAAGATGCTCATAGTGAGAAAAGAGTTGAAGAAGAAATTACACCAACAAGGAAGAGGACAAGAACTTCACAGGGAACAACCAGAGAAGAAACACCAACCAAGAAGACTGAGTCTGTCCTAAAAGACGAGGTGAAGAGTCTTCCATCTCTGAgaaaaggaagaagaggaagacctAAGAAAGCTGTCCAAACAGCTAAAAGTGAAGATGCCTGCTTAGAAAAGAGAGAACAAGACACTGATGGTGAAGAAGAAGCCACTTTCCAGGTCCTGGACTCTGTGGAGGACGAAATGCTCCATGATCACAAGAGTCCAAAGGAGGAGGACATGACTGACAGCAAACATAAGGAAGGAACAAATGAGATCATTGATTTTTTGAGTGAAGGACCAGCCAAAGAAGAGCATTTAGAATTTGGTGATGAGAAGGAGGGAAAGGATGAACCTGTGGAAACATCACAATGTGCTAAGCGCACTCGACGAGAATGCCATGCAAGACATCTTTTATGTTCTGTATCATCAGAAGACAAAAGCTTGGTGGAACAGAAGAAGGTGCGACAGGTGGAAGAGGTGGAGCCTGAACAAACATCCCCATCGAACTGGAGAGGCAGAGCCAAGAAGAGAAGCAGACTGACTTCTGGTGAGCAGCATCATGATGCCTGCTTAGAAATGAAGGAACAATACGCTGGTGATGAAGAAGTTACATTTGAGGTCCTGGACTCTGTGGAGGACGAGACGCTGCGTGATCACAATAGTCCAAAGAAGGACATGACTGACAGCAAACAGGAGGAAGAGTCAAATGCGATCATCGATTCTTTGAATAAAGGTCTAGCCAAAGAAGAGCCTGTAGATAATGATGATAAGGAGGGCCAAGATGACACTGTGGAAGCATCACAATGTGCTATGCGCACTCGACAAGGACGCCAgacaagaaaacatttttcttcatcATCAGAAGACACAACCTTGGTGGAAAAGAAGAAGGTGGGACAGGTTGAAGAGGTGGAGCCTGAAGAAGCATCCCCGTCGTACTGTAGAGGCAGAGCCAAGAAGAGAAGCAGACTGACTTCTAGTGAGCGTCATCATGATGCCTGCTTAGTAAAGAAGGAACAAGATGCTGGTGATGAAAAAGAAGCTACATTCCAGGTCCTGGACTCTGTAGAGGACGAGACGGTCCATGATAACAGTCCAAAGGAGGAGGACATGACTGACTGCCAGCACAAGGAGGAAGACACAAATGAGATGACTGATTTGTTTCATGAATGTCCAGCTAAAGAAGAGCCTTTAAATGATACTAAGAAGGAGGGCAAAGATGAAGCTGTGAAAACATCCCAATATGCTAAGCGCACTCGACAAGGACGCCGGAAAAGACGCCTTTTAAGTTCTTCTTTTTCAGAAGGCAGCACAAGCTTGGTGACACGGGACAAGGTGGTGCAGGTTGAAGAGGCGGAGCCTGAAAAAGCGTCCCTGCCCAACTGGAGAGGCAGAACCAAGAAGAGAATCAGACTGACTTCTGGTGAGCATCATCATGATCCCTGCTTGGAAACGAAGGAAGAAGATCCTGGTGATGAAGAAGAAGCCACATTCCAGGTCTTGGACTCTGTAGAAGACGAGACGCTCCATGATCAAAATAGTCCAGAGGAGGACATGACTGACAGCCAGCATGAGGAGGAAGGGACTTATCGAGTTGTAGATTGTTTGGATGAAGGTGTTTGTGTTGGAGTGAAGGAGGAAGAACCaggtgaagaaatcagcccagtCGGCACACGTGAAAAAGTCAAACTGGAGGCTGATGTGAAAGAGGAAGACGAGCTGGCGACTGGGGGAAAAGATGTGAAGACTGAAACTCCAACGACCTCTGAGAAGAAACAAACGCCCCCCAACAAA